In the genome of Merismopedia glauca CCAP 1448/3, the window CTTTCCAGTGCAGGTAAACTAATTCTCCTGCTTGACACTAATCGCGATCGCTTTTCCTATCCACCCACCCAAAGTCTTATTCCTTCTCAGACTGCTTCATTAGAACAACAGTTGAGGGAAAAACTCAATAGCGATAGCTCGTTGGTGATTTTGTGTGCTTCCAGTCCCGAACAAGGAGCTTACGATATAGATGCCTTGCAGCAGGGAACCTTGGAGAGCCATAGCCAACTGCACCGACTTGAAAATAGAGCGCGCTCTCGATTCTTATGCCCACTTTTCAGATAGAGACAATAACCAACCTATAGTGAGAGTGTCTTGGTATGATGCAGTAGAATTTTGTTCCAGATTATGCAAGTTAACTAATCAAGAGTATAGACTACCCAGCGAAGCTGAATGGGAATACGCCTGTCGCGCTGGAACCACAACACCCTTTCATTTTGGCGAGACAATTACCACCGATTTAGCTAACTATGATGGCAACTATACTTATGGGGATGCACCCAAAGGAAAATATCGAAAAACAACAACAGATGTAGGTAGTTTTCCTCCCAATCTTTTTGGCTTATACGATATGCACGGGTTAGTGTGGGAATGGTGTGCTGATACTTGGCATGAAAACTATAAAGGTGCTACAACAGATGGTAGTGCTTGGGTAGTTGGTGATAATAATAACTGTTTGCCCCAAATTAATGTGGTAGGAGGGGTAGTTGGTAATGATAACCGTTCGCCTGTGCGGGGTGGCTCTTGGGACTACCATCCTCGTTGCTGCTGTTCTGCTTACCGCAGTGACGACATAGCGCCACCTCGTGGCGATTTCGGCTTCGATATCGGTTTTCGTGTGGTGTACGCGCTCAGGAGGACTCTTTAGTGCGAGAGGAAAGCAGGTGGGAATCTGTTAAGAGTGCATCAAA includes:
- a CDS encoding formylglycine-generating enzyme family protein, yielding MSWYDAVEFCSRLCKLTNQEYRLPSEAEWEYACRAGTTTPFHFGETITTDLANYDGNYTYGDAPKGKYRKTTTDVGSFPPNLFGLYDMHGLVWEWCADTWHENYKGATTDGSAWVVGDNNNCLPQINVVGGVVGNDNRSPVRGGSWDYHPRCCCSAYRSDDIAPPRGDFGFDIGFRVVYALRRTL